Within the Dialister hominis genome, the region GCGGTCGGTATGACAGCAAAGTCTATCATTATGTGGTCCTCCTTCCTTTATCGGTCATGCGCTGTGTCGCATGGAATACCATTTCCACGAAGATGACGAGCACCCAGTAGATGAGGGCGACGGCGCAGTAGGTTTCAAGTTTTCCCTGGCCATAGTTGGCGTTGATGATGTTGCCGGCGCGGCCCATGAGGTCGATGACGCCGATGAAGTACATGACGGAGGTATCCTTCATGATGTTGATGGCTTCACTGACGAGGTTCGGAAGGGCTACAGGAAATGCCTGCGGCGCTACGATGCGGAAGACTCTGTGGAAGGGCGAAAGGCCGAATACGACGGCAACTTCGCTCTGCCCCTTGTCTACGGAAAGGTAGGCAGGACGGATGATTTCCGAAATAACCGGTGAATAGTGGAATGTCAGCGCGATGAGGACGTACGCTGTCAGAGGCCAGCCGTCAGGGCTGATGCCAAGTCCGCGGACGATGACCGGCAGGACGAAGTAGACGAGGTAGAGGTCCAGGATGAATGGCATGCTTCTGTTGTAGGAGAGCCAGATTTCGCAGAACTGATGAAGGACGGGAATCCTTGCGATGCGGATGACGGCGATGATCATCCCTACGATAAGGCAGAGGAGGATCGAGCCGACGATGACTTCCGCCGTGTAGGGGATGGCCGTCGCGAGCCTCGGGAAAAGTCCGAGGAAGTAATCAAAATTAAAAGTTAACATAGAGAAGACCTCTTTCTAACGAATGAGCGGGAAACGAAAATCAGTGTTCGTCTCTCTTGAGCATTCGCTGGAGGAACTGCTGGGTCTTTTCTTCCTTCGGGTGGGTGAAGAGGTCTTCCGGGGTGCCTTCTTCGACGACGAGGCCGTCGGACATGAAGACGACTTTGGAGGAGACTTCGCGCGCGAAGTGCATTTCGTGGGTGACGATGATCATCGTGATGCCAAGGGTAGCAACTTCAGCGATGGTGTCGAGGACTTCGCCGACGAGTTCCGGATCGAGGGCTGATGTCGGTTCGTCGAAGAGGATGACGTCAGGACGCGGAGCGAGGGCGCGAGCGATGCCGACGCGCTGCTGCATGCCGCCGGAGAGTTCAGACGGATACATCTTGGCGTAGTCTTCCATGTGGACGCGCTTCAGTTCTTCCATGGCGATGTCCTTCGCTTCGGAAGCGGACTTGCCGTAGCCGTAGATGAGGCCTTCGGTGATATTTTCCAGGACGTTCTTATTTCTGAAAAGGTTGAACTGCTGGAAGACCATCGTGGATTTCCTTCTGAGGCGTTTGACTTCATCTTTGGAAATTTTGGAGAAATCGACAGATACGTCGTCAATCGTGAGTTTGCCGGAGTCTGGCTGTTCGAGATAGTTCAGGCAGCGGAGGAAGGTAGTTTTCCCCGTGCCGGACGGGCCGAGGATCGATACTACATCACCTTTTTCAACGTTCAGGTTGATGTCTTTCAGGACTGTATGATTGCCGAAAGATTTGCGAATATGTTCTGCAGTCAATATGCGGGACATGATGAGGACCTTCTTTCCTAGAATGTGTTAGTTTTTAGTTTTTTGGTTGTATGGTTTGCGATGCAATAAAAAAAGCCCCGCCGCAAAGGGACGGGATTTTCCGTGTTCCACCCAATTTCGCCCCTGCGTTGCCGCAAAAGCCTTGGTAAGTCAAAAAGACTCAGCCACTGTAACGGGTGATCCCGGGCCGCTTACTTGGGTTCAGCTGGCCGGCTCGAAGAGGCACTTCCATGGAATTCCCACGCCCGTTTCCACCATCGGGGCTCTCTTTGGAGGTTCCATCCATGTACTTTCTCTTGTCATCGCTCATATAAAAGATTAATTATCATCAATATAACATAGAACGGAAAAGAAAATCAAGGGTTTACAAATCTTTTACCACGGGGTTCCTGCACTTTCCGTTTTCCTGTTGCCTTGCGCGGCTTGCCAAATATATAATAAGGAGACAGGCGCGCTGTAAGAGGCGCGTATCCAGGGAGGTAAAATGAGAGTTTCAATCATCGGAGCCGGCGCGATGGCGCTTGCGGCGGCTTCTTATTTAAAATTAAGGGACGTTTCGTCCCTTGTCTACGTCAGAAGCGAGAAGAAACTTGCTGCATGGTCGACGAAACCGGTCCGCGTGACGGGCGTGATGGAGAGCTCCTTCTACGTGCCGATGGCCAAGACGATGAAGGAAGCGGTGAACTATTCCGATACCGTCATCATCTGCACCCGCGCAGGCGACTATGAAGACGTCATCAATGAGCTTCTGCCCTGTCTTCGTAAGGGGCAGTGCATCCTTTTCCTGAACGGCTGCTGGGGCGCTGTGAAGACGTACCGCCTGCTGAAAGAAGATGCGAAGTACCTGACCATCGCAGAGACAGCCGGGTCTCCTTTCGTTGCCAGCCTTTCGGAAGATTTCCTGACACTGGAAATGAAGGGCATCCGTACGGAAATCGGGTACTCGGCGCTGGGAACGAGCAAGGATCCGGGCGAGCTTCTCCATACGATTGCACCGCGCGTTTCCCGTATTTCCTCACCGGTCTCCACATCCCTTTCGCAGGCGATGCCGATCGTGAATGCGGCCAGTGCCTTCTTCAATATCTCGCGCATCGAGAACGGGGAAGACTTCGAACTCTTCGGACCATCGTTCACCAGCCGCGCAGCCGACTACATGGAGCACTGCGACAAGGAACGCCTCGCCGTGGGAAAGGCTCTGGGGCTTGAACTTTACAGCCTCCTTGAGACCGTGAATTCCCAACGATCTGAGAAGAAAGCGACCCTTTACGAGGCGTTTAAGAATAATGCACTCTACGACGGGCTCAAAGGCCCCGTTTCCTTATCCGACAGAAGCCTTTCCGAAGACCTTCCCTGCGGACTGGGAAGCCTCCTCGATCTGGCGGACATGATGCATGTCCCCGCGCCGTATATCACGGCGATGGTGGACACCGCCTCACTCTACATGGGGAAACCTTACGAGCCGTTTCTGACAGTACAGGACCTCAGGGCGATCAAAGCGCTCCGGGGCAAGTAAATCAGGAGGGATTTATGAAGAAATTATTTACCGCCATACTCGCGTGCGCCATGATGGCAGGCGCATCCGCCAGCGCTCTCGCAGAAAACTGGGTAGCGCTCCCGGGCACGAGCGGCGTCAAAGTCGATACAGATTCCTACGTGGACGGCGGAATCCTGGCGCAGATGACACTCGAGCTGCCAGCCGGCGGAAAGAACGTCATTTCCTCGATGGCCTTCAACCGCGAGGACAATACCTACCGCATCGCGACACTCCAGATGCCTTCCAAAGACGGGAAGATGGAAACGAAAGTCTATCCGGACAATCCGGAAAACTGGTCCAAGATCCTTCCGAACACACTGGGAAAGACCATCTACACCCACTACGTCGAAAATCCGCTTCCGCGCTTCACCAACCCGGACTGGGTCACGCTCTATAAAGAACAGGGCGTCCGTTTCCATGGAAGCGAATACCAGATCGAAAAGAACACGATGAGCTACCGCGACGGCTATGCGACATTCTGGATGCGTATCACCTACCCGTGGAAGGACCAGAACTTCTCCGCTGCCGTGTACCAGGTGAAGATGGACGTGCCGAACAAGAAAGTGCAGACACTCTCCATGACAGAATATGATTACGACGGCAAAGTCCGCTCCCATGGCGCAGGCTCCAGAGACCGCGGCAATATCGAGCCGGACACACCGATGTACAAAGTATATGAATACGTGAACCATGCCCTCCGCACCGGACAGCTTAAGATGGTCACGACAAGACATGGATAATAAGACAGACGCTTTTCTGATGGAAGGCGTCTTTTCCATCCCTTATATAAGGTATAGAAAGGAAAACATATGAAGAAATTACTGACCGCTGCAGCGCTCGCCTCTGCGCTCCTCCTCTCCGCACCCGCCGCCTTTGCTGAAAACTGGGTCGAAGTCGCAGGCTACCAGGGCCGCATGATCGACACTGACTCCTGCAAGGTACAAGGAAATACGCCCGTCCTCACCGTAAGGCCGACAGACGGCACCGAAATGACGATCCAGTTCAATAAGAAAGACATGACATACCAGTTCCTTTCTCTGAAACGCCTTGATGGAAATGGGAAAGTCATCGACGAAGTCCCGGCAGACAAACTCGCCGGCCACTTCCTCCCGCTCAAGGAAGGATCCCTCATCTCCAGT harbors:
- a CDS encoding amino acid ABC transporter permease, producing MLTFNFDYFLGLFPRLATAIPYTAEVIVGSILLCLIVGMIIAVIRIARIPVLHQFCEIWLSYNRSMPFILDLYLVYFVLPVIVRGLGISPDGWPLTAYVLIALTFHYSPVISEIIRPAYLSVDKGQSEVAVVFGLSPFHRVFRIVAPQAFPVALPNLVSEAINIMKDTSVMYFIGVIDLMGRAGNIINANYGQGKLETYCAVALIYWVLVIFVEMVFHATQRMTDKGRRTT
- a CDS encoding amino acid ABC transporter ATP-binding protein; the encoded protein is MSRILTAEHIRKSFGNHTVLKDINLNVEKGDVVSILGPSGTGKTTFLRCLNYLEQPDSGKLTIDDVSVDFSKISKDEVKRLRRKSTMVFQQFNLFRNKNVLENITEGLIYGYGKSASEAKDIAMEELKRVHMEDYAKMYPSELSGGMQQRVGIARALAPRPDVILFDEPTSALDPELVGEVLDTIAEVATLGITMIIVTHEMHFAREVSSKVVFMSDGLVVEEGTPEDLFTHPKEEKTQQFLQRMLKRDEH
- a CDS encoding NAD/NADP octopine/nopaline dehydrogenase family protein — its product is MRVSIIGAGAMALAAASYLKLRDVSSLVYVRSEKKLAAWSTKPVRVTGVMESSFYVPMAKTMKEAVNYSDTVIICTRAGDYEDVINELLPCLRKGQCILFLNGCWGAVKTYRLLKEDAKYLTIAETAGSPFVASLSEDFLTLEMKGIRTEIGYSALGTSKDPGELLHTIAPRVSRISSPVSTSLSQAMPIVNAASAFFNISRIENGEDFELFGPSFTSRAADYMEHCDKERLAVGKALGLELYSLLETVNSQRSEKKATLYEAFKNNALYDGLKGPVSLSDRSLSEDLPCGLGSLLDLADMMHVPAPYITAMVDTASLYMGKPYEPFLTVQDLRAIKALRGK